The Ralstonia pseudosolanacearum genome includes the window GCTCGCCAGGTTGAGCGAGTTGCGGATCAGGTGAACGATACAGGTCTGGATTTGCGCGTCTGGATAGACAGCCTCGATCGCTTCGGGGAAGCCACGCAGGCCGTCAACCACGGCGACCAGGATGTCGCCCAGGCCGCGGTTCTTCAGTTCGTTGAAGACCTTGAGCCAGAATTTGGCGCCCTCGGTCTGCTCGATCCACAGTCCGAGCACTTCCTTGCGCCCGTCAGCTCGAATGCCCAGCGCGAGGTACACCGCCTTGTTCTTGACCGTGCCTTCGTCGCGGATCTTCAGACGCAGTGCGTCGAAGTAGACGATCGGGTACATCGCCTCCAGCGGGCGTTGCTGCCATTGTTCGACCTCGGCCAGCACCTCGTCGGTGATGGTGGAGATCAGGTCGGGCGAGACCTGCAGGCCGTACAGTTCTAGCAGGTGACCCCCGATCTCGCGCACGCTCATGCCGCGCGCATACATGCTGATCACATGGTCGTCGAAGCCGGGTAGCCGGCGCTGGTACTTGGCCACCAGTTGCGGCTCGAAGGTGGCCTGCCGGTCGCGTGGAATGTCCAGCTCCAGCTCGCCGTTGGGCGTGAGGACGGTCTTGGGGCTGGTGCCATTGCGATGATTGCCGCTCCTGCCTTGCTGGGCCTCAGCAGCCAGATGGTGCATCAGCTCGGCAGTCAGCATGCGCTCGGCCAACTGCTTCTTGAGCAGGCCAGCTAGGCCCGATTCGCCGAGAATTGACTCGGCGTCTTTGTTCTCGAGCTGGGCCAGCAACTGGTCGATCAGTTCGTCGGGAACAAGCTTGGGCGCCTTCGGTTTCGTGGTCTTCTTGCGGGGCATTGCTATGGTCATGGTCAATTTCGCTTACAAGCATCTCATGACCTCGGGCACACGGAAAATCTGACACGCTCGCCCGGTGACCTCCCGGGTACCTGCCACCACCTGGCGAACCAGAAGAGGCTCAAATGGGTCAAGTAAATCGACGGGCGCTGCCTGTATTCAACTCGCCGTTCGAGCTCGGCATCCGCATGGTCTACCTGCTGCAGGCACTTGTGCCGCACGGGGCGGATCTTCAAAAGCTGGTGTTGCTGGACTACGCCATCGTGTATTCCGCCGACCTCAACGGGCCGAGCAGCCTGCACACGCCTATCCCGTTCCGTGGTGCCGAGCTCATGAGCCGGCGCGAGCTGATTGAGCAGGGGCTATACGTCATGAGCACGCGTGGCCTTGTGACGGCCAAGTTGGGCTCAGACGGCATCACCTACTTTGCCGGAGAGGTCGCACGGACCATGACGGGCGCGCTAACTTCAACCTACCTCCGCGATTTGGAGCATCGCTGTGAATGGGCGGCTCAGCAGTACGGTAAGCCGACTCCACCGAACTGACCGCCCAATTCGCCGCGAGCGGCCACCTGTGGGGGGCCGAGCTCGAGTCGGTGGCGCGAAATGGGGGCGATGCATGGGCATAGTACTAACGTCGCTGTCGGTTCACGGGCCAGACCGCGAGATCGCCGAGGTCACATTCCACCCCAAACGACGGCTGATTCGCGGGCCAAGCGAGACCGGGAAGTCCTATATCTACGACTGCCTTTGGTACATGCTTGGAGGCGACGACCTTCCGGCAGCGTTCCCGCTGGCGCACGGATACCAGGAACTCCGGCTGCGGTTTACTGCCGACGACGATGAATACGAAGTGCGCCGGGGGCTGTCCGGTGGCGCCGCCGCCGTCTACTGGCGCGCTTTGGGCAATGCCGAGGAGGAAGCGTTCGAACCTCTGGACCTGGATCT containing:
- a CDS encoding ABC-three component system middle component 2 translates to MGQVNRRALPVFNSPFELGIRMVYLLQALVPHGADLQKLVLLDYAIVYSADLNGPSSLHTPIPFRGAELMSRRELIEQGLYVMSTRGLVTAKLGSDGITYFAGEVARTMTGALTSTYLRDLEHRCEWAAQQYGKPTPPN
- a CDS encoding IS256 family transposase, translated to MPRKKTTKPKAPKLVPDELIDQLLAQLENKDAESILGESGLAGLLKKQLAERMLTAELMHHLAAEAQQGRSGNHRNGTSPKTVLTPNGELELDIPRDRQATFEPQLVAKYQRRLPGFDDHVISMYARGMSVREIGGHLLELYGLQVSPDLISTITDEVLAEVEQWQQRPLEAMYPIVYFDALRLKIRDEGTVKNKAVYLALGIRADGRKEVLGLWIEQTEGAKFWLKVFNELKNRGLGDILVAVVDGLRGFPEAIEAVYPDAQIQTCIVHLIRNSLNLASWKDRKGLAAALKPIYQAATAEAAAGALEAFAASDWGRKFPTVADMWRRQWEQVIPFFVYPPEVRRIIYTTNAIESMHMQLRKIVKNRGHFPSDEAASKLLFLALRNIEKDWKMPPITWKQAANQFAILFGERFTNALR